One Cryobacterium roopkundense genomic region harbors:
- a CDS encoding GNAT family N-acetyltransferase: MLAAPTGLLLLAHRGAGVLGCAGLRVCAGGVGEVTRVFVLPTARGQGVARLLMRELEREARVLGLQALRLDTRTDLVEARGLYSSLGYLEGEAHNADPYANHWFRKDLVG; the protein is encoded by the coding sequence GTGCTCGCGGCCCCGACGGGATTGCTGCTCCTTGCCCATCGGGGAGCTGGCGTGCTTGGCTGTGCGGGACTACGGGTGTGTGCCGGCGGGGTCGGCGAGGTGACGCGAGTATTCGTGCTGCCGACCGCACGTGGGCAGGGCGTGGCACGGCTGCTCATGCGGGAGCTCGAACGCGAGGCGCGGGTTCTGGGGCTGCAGGCTCTCCGCCTGGACACCCGAACCGATCTCGTCGAAGCGCGCGGCCTCTACTCCTCTCTCGGCTACCTCGAAGGGGAGGCGCACAACGCCGACCCATACGCGAACCACTGGTTTCGCAAGGATCTGGTCGGCTGA